The DNA region TCGGAGCCGGGCGCCAGCAGAAACTCGAACGTGAGTCCGTCGATCGTAAGCGTCTCTCCGGTCTTGGTAATGACGACCGTCGGCTCGATCAGGGTGGACATTCCGTTGGGGGTCGTCAGCCCCAACCCCGCGCCCACCGTGCCAACGGGGCCGGGTGGAAGCAGCTTGCCGAACATGTAGCTCGCGCGGCGGCGCATGTGGTTGCCGGCCAGCACGTTCTCGCTAACTGCCTCCTCGACGAAATGCTCGGGCGCGACGATTCTCACCTTGCCGGCCCTCACGTCCCGTTCGTCCACGACGCCGCGCACGCCGCCAAAATGGTCGATGTGGCTGTGGGTGTAGACGACGGCCACGACCGGCCTGTCGCCCCGGTGCTTGCGATACAGGTCGAGGCCAGCCTCTGCGGTTTCCACCGAGATGCAGGGATCCATCACGATGATGCCCGTCTTGCCCTCGATGAAGGTGATGTTCGAGAGATCGGCGCCGCGAACCTGGTAGATGCCTGGCGTGACTTCGAATAGGCCGCCGATGGCCAGCAACTGGACCTGTCGCCACAGGCTCGGGTTCACCGTGGCCGGGGCCGGCTGGTTCTTGGCGAATTGGAACCGCGACAGGTCCCAGACCGCCCGGCCATCATCACTGGTGATGGCGCCATTGTTCAGCAGGGGGGCAATGAAGCCGCGCATCGCGTCCTGAAAGTCCAGCTCGTCCTGGAACGGCAATTCCTTCAGGACCGCGGCGTTGGCTGCCGCAGTCGCTTCCGAAGCAGGTTTCGGACTGGCCACTTCCGAAGCAGGGATGGGAGGTGCCGCGTCCAGCGCGCAGGCCAGGGCGATCGTACATGCCGCAAGCAGGGCCATCCGTACGAGCGCACGATGGGTCGTGGTGGCATTTGCATCGTTGCCATTCATTGGTTTACGCCTCAGCGGTTGTTCATTTCGAGATGCTTGGCTGGCTGCGCAGTAGCTGTGAGCCAGCTGACTCAAATTGGACTGCGAGGATTTCCTCCAAAGCCTGCGAGTCTCGCAGCCCAATTCGTCGGCGCTATTCTCCCTGACGTTCATACTCTGCACCCAACGGCTTTGCAAGATGCGGGTCGGCGTCGTGCGGGTCGGCGTCCGGGGGCGCTTTCGCTGCCTCCGAATGGCACGGCGGGCGCTGCAGTCCAAGCACGGAATTGTCTGACGCGCAGAGAACTCAAGGACGGTGGGGTCGGGCTCAGCGGCCGGATGGGTGATGTCGGGCAAGTTGGCGGGGCCGACGGGGCTCGAACCCGCGACCTCCGGAGTGACAGTCCGGTGTGCTAACCAATCTGCACTACGGCCCCGCGATGACCGACGCGCCCGAAGGACCTGGGTCGAACTTCACCGAGTTGCCAAGCCCGTTGGAGCCCACAGATATTAGCACAAGACCCGCTGGCCTCAAGCGCTGTCCGGGCGGGAAGAGGAGACGGCCCCAGGTCCCCGTTGACTCCCCTCCGAGCCGGTCACTATATTCGCCGAGAGAGCCCGTCGATCGGAGGAGCCCGTGTCGCCGAAACGCCGCGTCTCCAGAAGCTTCAGCCTCGCTTGCGCCCTCGCGCTGACCATTCTCCTCGTCGCATGCGGCGGTCGGAGCACGGCGTCCAGCCACGATTCAAGCGACGGCGCGCGAAAGGGCGGGACCGCGGTCCTCGGCAGCATCACGGACGTGGATTCCTGGAACGAGTACCTCTCGAGGCAGGCGTTCGCGAGCGGGATCCACCGCCGGATCTTCCTCCGGCTGGCGCAGGAGCTGGGCGACACGCGGGAGCACCCCGCGAGCTTCGAGCCCCTGCTCGCCGAATCCTGGAAGTCCTCCGAGGACGGCAAGACGCTCACGTTCCACCTGAGGAGCTCCTCGTGGAGCGACGGGCGGCCGATCACCGCGTCCGACGTGCTCTTCACCTGGAAGGCGCAGACGTCGCCGGAGGTCGCCTGGCTCTCCTCGGCCGACAAACGGCACGTGACCGATGTCGAGGCGGTGGACGACCGGACCGTGGTGTTCCGCTTCGATCACGTCTACCCGTACCAGCTCTCCGACGCCGTGGAGGGAGGGATCCTCCCGGAGCACGTCTTCGGCGCGGTCCCCTTCAAGGAGTGGCGGAGCCACGACTGGTCGGACGTGCGCGTCGGCTCCGGCCCGTTCGTCCTCGAGCGGCACGCCCCGGGGGAGGAGATCGTCCTCGCCCGCAACCCGCGGTACTTCCGCGAAGGATACCCGCTGCTCGACAAAGTCGTGATCCGCGTCGTGCCGGACGCGACGGCCCTCCTGACGCAGGTCCTCGCGGGAGGCCTCGATTACATGGAAGGGGTTTCCCCGCGCGAGGCCGGGAGGATTCGGGGGACGCCGGGCGCGATGCTGATCTCGTTCGATTACCCGATGTACGACTTCATCGGCTGGAACACCTCACGCCCGCCGTTCGACGATCCCGACGTCCGCAGGGCGATGACCCTGGCGATCGACCGGAAGGCCCTCGTGGACGAGCTGCTCTACGGCTTCGGTCGGGTGAGCAAGGGACCTCTCCTCTCGTTCTGGTGGGCGAGCGATCCGACCCTCGAACCCTGGCCCTACGATCCCGCCGAGGCCCGCAGGATCCTGGCATCGAAGGGGTTCGCTCCGCAGGGGAGCGACGGGGTCCTGGCGCGCGGCGGGAAGCCGTTCGAGATCGAGATCGTCTCGAACGCGGGGAACCGCCTTCGCGAGGCGGTGATGGTGAAGGTCCAGGAGCAGCTCAGGAGGATCGGCGTGCGCGCCGGCGTCTCGACGCTCGAGATGCAGACCCTCGTGCATCGCACGTCGGAGGGTTCCTTCGACGCGTACGTCGGCGGCTGGAAGATGCTCGGCAACATCGATCTCCTGCCGATCTTCGGCTCGGCGGGAGTCCCGCCGAACGGCAACAACGTGATCCGGTACCGGTCGCCCGAGGTGGACGGCCTCCTGAGCCGCCTGGAAACCATCCGGGACGGGTCCGGCACGAAGCCGGTCTACGCCTCGATCGAGAGGGCGATCCATCGGGACCAGCCCTACACGTTCCTGTACGAGACGCAGCGGCTGGCCGTGACCGGACGCCGGCTCGGGGGGGTCGAGATCGACGTCCCCAGCGATTCCCTGGCGCGGCTCGAGCGATTCTGGGTCCGCCCCTGAGCTTGGGCTGATCGGGGTCACGGGACCGAATCGCCCCGGCGTGGCGCGAATCCCCCGCGCGCTCCCCTCGCTCCTCAGCCTGGACGTGGGCCGGCGGGGCATCTCGGGCGGGGGGCAGCGTCGGTCAATCGCGCACCATGGTCGTCACCTCTCGTCCGGGTGGAGGAGCCTCCAGACGAAGGCGCGGACCCGATCGAAGTCCGCCCCGTCGAGGGCGAGGAAATGGACGCCCACGAGGCAAGGCAGCTCCCTGTCGTGCTGGACTTGGCTCGCGGCTCCGACGACGAGACCGAGGATCTCCAGCATCGCCGGGTAAGTGGCCCCGTCTGAGGGCAGCCGGAACCGGACCCGAACCTCGGACTCGAGCGGCAGGGGGGTGGCGGTACACACCGCAGCCCCGCTCGCGCTGAGATCGTAAACGAGGGCCTTCTTCCAGCCGACCGAGCCCTTCACAAGCAGTTCGGCGGCAAGGCGCACGTTCGCCCGAGGGTGAAGCCTCCGCTCCTCGACGGTGCGGTCCGGATCAGGAATGGCACGCCACCCTTTCCTCTTCGAGCCCGCCTTCGGGCGATTCCCCGGCTGGGCGAGCGGACCCCCCTCGATCCTCCTCCTGGTTTGCGACTCGTCGGGGAGAATCTCGTTCCGTGAGGTAGGGGGGTCAAGTACGGGCCGACGCGTCGGCGTCGCGAGGGTCTCGACGCCTGTCGATTGTCCAAAGAAAGAAGAGGCTCCGGTCCCCTGGGAACCGGAGCCTCTCACGCTGCATCAGTCGGTTTCGGTGACGTTGGGTTTCCCCGCCTGCGGGGTCCCCCGAAGGTCCAACCGAGATCGGAGGTTCCCCTTACGAGGACGCCACCTCCACCAGACCGTAACGGTTACTGTCCACTGGATCACCTCCTTCTCAGGGCGTCACCGGATCGGAGGGTCCCAACCCTCCCGGCCCGCGGACCGCCCAGATCCGTGAGGGCCGCCGCCACGGGCGGGCTCGATAAAATATTCCGCCACGTCCGCGGCCTTGTCAAACCGCGGCTCGCGGCGCCGAGAGATCCTGGAGTTGGTAGGCGGTGCCGGACTCGAACCGGCGACCCCCTGCGTGTAAGGCAGGTGCTCTACCAGCTGAGCTAACCGCCTGAGAATGCCGCTCGGCCGGTCCGGAGTCCCGAGCGCCCCTTCCCGCCGGGCGAGACCCGTGAAGATACCACGTGTGCGTCGGGTCTCGTCGGGCCGGCCGCACCGATCACGGCGCCATCTGCGACATCTCCGCTCGGCGCCGGATGACGAAGCGCTCGCTCGTCGGGAAGAGACGTCGGTACTCGGCCAGCGTCTTCCCCGCGCCCCGTCCAAGCGCCCGGCGCACGGCCCTCTCGAGCGTCGGCGCCGACCGAAGCGCCACTTCGTCGCTCGCGAGCCACAACCGCACGAGGTCGCCGCTGCCGTAGCTGCTCCTGAAGGTGCGGCAGGTGAGGGGGAAGTGCTGCTGGCGCAGCGCGTCCGTCACGGTCTTCCACGTGGCGGTCATCCGGTCGTACTCGTCGAAGCGATCGTGCTGAAATTCGACCCACGCGGCCGCGGCCGTGGTCTCGTCGAGCGGCCGCGACGGGTCGGCTTCGAACGCGAAGTCGGGCCTGACGACCCAGATCTCCGATCGGTGCGGCGGGACCAGCGCCGCGTCGGAGCGGTCGTCGTAGCGGGAGAGCGCGTCCTTTCCCACCGCGGCGTTCGTGGCCTCGATCATCGCGCCCCGGGCGGTGAGATCGCTCCACTTCGCGAACGGATAGAAGGTGAAGTAGGTCGTGACCGCCCCGCGATCGGCGGACCAGAAAAGCGCCCTGCCGTCCGCGAGGGGCGGCGCGTGGGCGTTCAGCTCGCGTAGCCACTCGACGCGCGCCGACTCGAAGACGGAGACCTTTTCCGAGGGAACCGTGTCGACGTGGATCCATCGCTGCGATGCGGTCCAGTCGAGACGCGCGGGGGCGGGCGGAGTCTCCTCCGAGACCGCGGCCGGCGAGAGCGCGACCGCGAGGAGCGAGA from Terriglobia bacterium includes:
- a CDS encoding PilZ domain-containing protein → MRLAAELLVKGSVGWKKALVYDLSASGAAVCTATPLPLESEVRVRFRLPSDGATYPAMLEILGLVVGAASQVQHDRELPCLVGVHFLALDGADFDRVRAFVWRLLHPDER